GCATATGGTCTATAGAAATATTGTGCAGAAAAACATGCACCGTAACACATTCGCAAAACGCAATAACTAGCCGTCCACCTTCCCTCCACACCCGCCCTCACGTTATCCACATCGCGCGATACTCGTTTCTCTCTATGGATCCTCACCGAAACAATGATTTCCACCGAAATGATTTCCTCTAATACGACTACTAATTCTTTATATATATGAAAATAACAGTACTAAAGAACAATTTAAAAAACGGTTTGGGGTTAATTGAGCATGCCATTGCCGATAACAATAATTTGCCGGTGTTACGGAACGTACTCCTAAAAACAGCGGGTAACAAAATTCAGCTTTCGGCGACAAATCTTGAAATCGGCATTACCACATCCGTTGCCGCGAAGATCGTGGAAGAAGGCGCGCTTACTGTGCCGTTCGCGACGTTTTACAGTATCGTCTCTAATCTTCCTAATGAGCGTATTGATTGCGAAGTGAAAAACAACACACTACTTATCACCACTGACAGTTACGACGCAAAAATCCAAGGGCTTTCCGAAAGTGATTTTCCTATTATTCCCACTATTCAAACTCCAATCGCGACCATCACTATTGAAGCGGCAACACTAAACGAGGCGTTGGCTCAAGTCGCGCTCGCCGCGCAGGTTTCAGAAGTCATGCCGGAAATCAGCGGCGCGCTTTTGTGTCGGGAAAACAACGATTGTAAATTGGCGGCAACCGACAGTTTCCGCCTCGCGGAGAAAACGTTAGCATCGCACCAAGTGCAGACAAAAGAAGGATCGTCGTTTCGCGTCATTATCCCATTAAAAACCATTCAAGAGGTCCAACGCGCGTTTGCGGGAACCGGAATGGTTGATGTTGCTGTTGATGCCGCGCAAATTCTTTTCAAAAACGAGCACACCACACTTATTTCGCGCGTTATTGACGGTAAATATCCGGATTACGAACAAATAGTGCCGAAAACCAGCGAGACCGAGGTGGTTGTGGAGAAAGAACCGTTTTTGAACGCCTTAAAGCTTGTGAGCAGCTTCAGCGGCAAAGTGAACGAGGTGCGCCTTACAATCGATGGAGCAAAAAAGGTGTTGGAAGCCCACGCGGCAAACCAATTACTTGGCGAAAATAGTTATCTCATACCCGCAAAAATTAAAGGACCAAATGTTGAAGCGGTGAGTTTTAATTGGCGGTATTTATTTGACGGCCTTCGCGCCTTGCGCGGCAAGCAAGTGCTTTTTGTGCTGAACGGCAACGCCAAACCCGCGGTGTTAAGGTCGCCGGATGACGCATCGTATTTCTATATCGTGATGCCGATACGGAACGCGTAGAGTAATCGCGAACAACCCGAGTTTATTCGCATTATTACCGAGCCTGATTCGCGTTATTCGTGATTACTCTACCTACCGGAAGAGGATAATGTCCTTTTCCACCATCTTGCTGTTTCCAGCGAGAACTTTAATGTTCAAAATGTTTTGAAGTTGGGGATTCGCAACCGGTATTTCGGTGCGGTAGCGATAGGTGTAGTCGCCGGTTTTTGTGAGCATTTGACCGCTTGCAATGCTCATAAGTTGGGTATTGAAACGCAACTCAATGTTGTCGACCGGAGAAGGGGACGTGATTGTAATATCAACAATCACCGAGTTTTTAATAAACGACCCACTCACCGGTTGCTCGATGGTGAGCGTCAGCGCCCCTGCGTCGGTGGTTGATGCAATAACTTGAGTTCCTCTTGGCAGTGTTTCAATTGGGTGGGTTTTAAGCCATTCCAGCACCGGATCCTCCCAATTTTTAAATTGTGAATCTTCGTCGGGAAAGAGTGGGGCCGGACCTTGTGGATCATTTTTGTTGACGTAGTATAAAATGTCATGGACTTGGTTGTTGACGACAATATCTCCCCGTAAAGCCGGCTTCTCAACAAATGTCGGTTCCGGACGCGAGAATGTTTCCATTGGCTTATCTTTTAGCAGTTCGTCCATAAAAGCGCCCCAAATCGGCACCGCGGCTAAAATGCTACTGCCACGCTTTATCATCGGCGCGTTGTCGTTGTTTCCGGCCCAAACCCCTACTACAAACGATGGTGTGTACCCAACAGCCCATGCGTCTCGATAGTCATTTGTTGTTCCGGTTTTTAGCGCTACCTCCTGGTTGGGGAACGTGGTGAGCAATAAGCTGTTTTGGAAGAGTGGCCGGCGCAAGTCAACATCAGAAAGAATCTCGTTAATCATACGCGGGTATTGCGGGTCAATCACTTGCGTCGCCTCGTCTTTGTACTCCTCAAGTATTTTTCCGGATGCATCTTCTACGCGGAGAATAAAGGTTTGCTTGTGGTGAACGCCGTCTTGGCTGAAGGTGGCATAGGCGCCAACGAGGTCAATGGGGCGCACTTCGCCGCCGCCAAGCACCAACGACAATCCGTACCTACTACGTTCAGTGAGAGTCGTAATGCCGAAGTCGCGCGCGGTTTTCAGCACGCTATCAATGCCGGCAAGGTAGAGTGTTTTTACCGACGTTACGTTTACTGATTGGACGAGTGATTCTTTCATGCGTACCGGGCCGCGGAATTGTTCGTCAAAGTTCTGCGGTTTATAGCTTTTTTCAGGGTCTTCGGAGGTGTCGAACTCCGTTTCTAAATCAAACAGGATTGTGTCCGGCGTAAAACCTTTTTTGAATGCCGTAAGATACGCGAATGGTTTCATTGTTGAGCCCGGCTGACGGAGGCCCTGCGTGGCCACGTTGAAATTTCCATCAATCGTCGCGTCAAAATAATCGCGCGACCCGACCATCGCGAGGATTTGTCCGGTGCGCGCGTCTTGGGCGACCAACGCCGCATTCTTTCCCGAATACAGCTCTTCGTTGCGTTTTGCTCCTTCCATAACCACACGCTCCGCGGCTTCCTGGAGTTTTGTGTCCAGCGTTGTAGTTACTTTTAATCCCGCGGTGCGCACAAATTCTTCGCCGTATTGCGTGTTTAAGTAATCCTGCACCGCCATCACGAAATGCGGCGCGGCAATTTGCGTGATTTGCTGCGTAAACTCAACAGACGCCTCCTTTGCTTTCGCGGCTTCGTCGGGCGCGACAAAACCAATGTCGGCCATGCGCTGTAATACTAAATCTTTTCGCCTCAGTAATTCGTCTTTGTGGTTGCCCCACGGCGAGTAGTAGCTTGGGGCGCGAGGCAGGCTGGCGAGCACGGCAATTTCCGGCAAAGACAACTCCTTCGCGGATTTTCGGAAATAGGTTTGACTTGCCGCTTCAATGCCGTACGCATTCGCGCCGTACGGGATTTGATTAAGATATAAGTCAAGAATTTTATCTTTGGCATATTGGCTTTCCAAGCGGAACGCTAACGCCAATTCTTTCAGCTTGCGTGAGATGGTTTTTTCAGGAGTTAAAAAAGCGTTTTTCGCGAGTTGTTGCGTGATGGTGGAAGCGCCCTGCGCCAAGCGCCTTTCGCGGATGTTTACCAGCATCGCACGGACGATAGATTTCCAATCCAACGCCGCGTGCTCGTAAAAACCCGCGTCTTCAATGGCGATCGTCGCTTTTTTTGCGAGCTCGGGAATCGCGCTAAACGGAATAACCGTCCGATTTTCTTCGCCGTGAATTTCGTACAGCAATGCCGCGCCCTCGCGGTCATAAATCTTGCTTGATTGCGCGACTTTTCTGCTGTCAAACGTGGCGGGATCCGGAAGATTTTTGCTGATATAAATAAACGTCGCAATGCCAAAAACAGCTCCTGCCGCGGCGAGCGCGATGCCGATACCGAGAATGTATTTTACTGTTCGCATGTGTCTTTATCATACATCAAATCCCCGCTTCAGCTTTAAACTACAAAACTCCGCTAAAGGGAGTTTTGTAGTTTAGAACCTCGCGCAGAGTTCTAGTATGCGCTTTCTTCTTCCTCTTCCTCGTCGTCTTCAAGGTCGCTATCGCCGAGCTCTTCCTCCTCTCCTTCTTCTAACTCCGCGTCCTCATCGTCGATGAGTTCGTCGTCGTCCTTCTTCGTGGCCATGGTGATAGTTTTCTTTTTCATAATATTAACCTTTGATTTTATTGCGGCGAGAAGCCACTTATTTAATAACAAAAACAGTGTATCGGCGCACCGCAACCTTTGTCAATAGGGAGTAATCGCGAATAATGCGAATGGCGGTAAATAATGCGAATTAAACACTAACCTAAAAAAGAACCCTTTTTAATTATTCTCATTTTGCGCGCATATCAAATTTATACCGGTGCGCGCCGGTGATGGCAATTGCCAGCGCGTCGCTTACGTCATCCGGGCCTTTAATAACGGTCAAACCGAGAATTTTTTTTACCATTTTTGCTACCGCGATTTTGTCCGCGGCGCCATTGTTTGTCACCGCTAGCTTTACTTCGCCTGGACCGTATTCAAAAAGCGGAATACCCGCTTCAAGTATAAGCAGACAAATAGCGCCACGGGATTCCGCCACCACGATCCCGGTTTTTTGGTTTGTAGAGAAATACAGCTTCTCAACCGCCACAATATCGGGCGCGCTTTGTTTAAGCAGCGCGCGCATTTCCCGCGCGAGCGCGAGCAGTTTTTCGTGCGGGTCTTTTTGGCGCAACTCAATAAGGCCGTGCGTGATGGCGACAAGACGTCGGCCGTCATCGGTGATAAGGCCGTAACCGATGCGCGCACTTCCGGGATCGATGCCGAGGATCTTCATGGGCTCAAATGTAGTATAGAGTATCAAGTATACAGAAGACAGTATGGGAACACGGTGCTCGTGCTATAGTGAGCCCTTCGCATACGCTCTTCTCAATACTCAATACTTGATACCCGGGTTTACTCCGCGTTCGTGGAAACCCTCTGCACGTCTCGGTGTTCTTCCAGCGCATCAACTAATACGGATAGCTTTTCTACGTTTTCATCGGAAATAGCCTGCGGGAACTTCGCAATGCGTTCGGCACCGTATTGCGGCGGTTCAAATGCCCATTGCACGCTTCCCATGGCGCCCATTTTCCCTTCATGAAGTGCGAGTAAGTGTTTGATTTCAGCGATGGTGCGGTTGTGGCTGTCGGTTAAGGCATCAATAATGAGCGCTACTCCTTCGGGGCCATACGCTTCAATCACCAACTCCTCCATTGGTTTTTCCTCGCCGGCTTTTGCAACGGCGCGGGCGATGTTATCGTTTGGGACATTGTCGGCTTTTGCGGATTCAATAGCGCTGCGCAATCTGGGATTAAAATCCGGATTTGGTTCGGTGACGGCAGCAGCCGCAATCGCGCGTAAATGCCGCGAAAAAACCACCGCTTTCTTTTTGTCGGTGATGCCTTTTTGGTGTTTGATCTGACTCCATTTTGAATGACCGGACATATGTTATAAGTCCAATAAGACTTATAAGTCCAATATGACTTATTCGTATTAAAATGAGAAGAGGCCCAAGCGATGCGCTTGCATCACTCGGGCCTCTGCGCTTAGAACTCGTGGCGTTTGACGCGCCACGCCCCCACCTCATCAGTCTTGTAGAGGCGACTCTCGGGGTCAAAGAAGTCGCCAACGCCATTCATCTGCACCACTCGCACTGTGAGCCAAGCCCATCCGCGAGGGAAGGGCACGAGGCAGGACCTCCCCGGAGGGACGGTCACGCCGCTCATCCCGCCACCGAAGACGGTGACGTTCGTGTCGGTGTCGTTCGTGACCACCACGCCACACTCCTCGCTCGTTGCCGCGACCGGCGTCGAAAGGCGAACGGTGAGAGCGAACACCGCTATCACGACCGTAAGTACCCGATTCATGTCTTCCTCCTTGAGAAAAGAATCACAGAAGCAATGCTACCGACAGTTCCAGTGCCCGTAGTGCCAGTGATCCGAGTGGACGTCGCAGTCGTGGACCATCCAGATGTCCCTGTGGGCCGTTTGTGGTGCGACGGAGACGCTTTGGAACTGCGCTCCACCAATAAGCTTGCCGTTGCGGTACACCTCCGCCCAGATGAGGACGGTGTCGGAGCGGTTGTATGAGAGGTTTTTCGTGTCCACCACCCAGCTTTCGCCTGGCGGAAGCATAGGGCTTGAGACCACTCGTGCCGTGATCCCGGTGGACGTCCCACCGAGTTTCTTCACGACGATCGAGCAGTCGCTCGTGCAGTTCGTGACCACCACGCCGTCCGGTTCCTCAATGACCGAGAGGCCGGTGAAGTGGATGGTCCCGCATCCCGTGAGGAATGCGGCAGGGACGATCATGATGAGCAGCGCCAACGTGAAGTTCCTCATGCGAGGATCTCCAAAAGAGTGTTGGGAAGGTACAAAAACTACGCTAAAAGTATAGCATATCGCTATAACTTTGTCAATAGTCGTCTTGCGGTATAAAAAAATACCCGTTACGCTGATGGTAATAAGAGGTGGCTTTAAGAATACGTTACGAGTTCTGCTTATGATTTCCGCCACTGACGAAAAATTGGCGCAGATGCGCCGCGAAGCGGAAGAACGCGATGCCGAGCGACGGGCTGCAACGCTTGGCTTGCGGTATATTGACCTTGCAAAGTCCCCATTCGAAGTTGATGCCTTGCGGTTGGTGCCCGAAGATGAGGCGCGCAGCGCAAAAGTTGCCCCCATTCATGCGAAAGGCAAACGCGTGACGCTTGCGGCAATTGACGGCTCTGTCGTCGCGGTGCAGACGATTGTGAAGCGGCTCACCGACGACGGTTACGCAGTGGAGGTCGTCATTGGTTCGCTTTCAGGCCTGCTCCATCTTTGGGAGTCCTATCAATATTTACCGAAAGAGGCGGTACAGATTACCGGAAAGATTGTGATTGTGGGAGACGAGCTCGCAAGAGCGCGCGCGTCATTTAAGGTACTCGCTCATGTGCGCGACGCCCTTTTGGCGTATGACCCGAAAGCCGCGAGCATCGCCGAGGTGCTCAATGAGGTGCTTTTGGGCGCGCTGGTACAGCGCGCATCAGATATTCACATTGAACCGGGAGACGATCATGTTCGCCTGCGCTATCGCATTGACGGATTACTCCACGACATCATGTTGGATTTTCCGAAAGAACCCTATGCGCGGCTCATGTCCCGCATCAAACTGCTTTCCAAGTTGAAGCTCAATGTGACCTCTGAGCCACAAGATGGGCGTTTTTCGCTGGTGCTTCCAGAAGGAAAAGAAATTGAAATCCGCGTTTCGGTGATTCCCTCGGAATACGGCGAAACCGCGGTGCTCCGCGTGCTCTATCAGGACGCGCTCGTGATGAGCTTGGATTCACTTGGGCTCCGCGCTGATGATCTGGTGATACTAGAAGAAGAGCTGCAGGCGCCGAACGGCATGATTTTAAACACCGGACCGACCGGCTCCGGCAAAACAACCACTCTTTACGTATTCTTGCGCCACAAGCAGAGCGCAGAAATGAAAATCATCACCATTGAGGATCCTATTGAGTATCATTTAGAAGGCATCGAGCAAACCGGAGTTGATCGCGAAGCGGGGTATGATTTTGCTTCCGGGTTGCACTCCATTATGCGGCAAGACCCCGATGTTATTTTAGTCGGTGAAATCAACGATAAGGAAACCGCGGACATC
The sequence above is drawn from the bacterium genome and encodes:
- a CDS encoding PBP1A family penicillin-binding protein, with the translated sequence MRTVKYILGIGIALAAAGAVFGIATFIYISKNLPDPATFDSRKVAQSSKIYDREGAALLYEIHGEENRTVIPFSAIPELAKKATIAIEDAGFYEHAALDWKSIVRAMLVNIRERRLAQGASTITQQLAKNAFLTPEKTISRKLKELALAFRLESQYAKDKILDLYLNQIPYGANAYGIEAASQTYFRKSAKELSLPEIAVLASLPRAPSYYSPWGNHKDELLRRKDLVLQRMADIGFVAPDEAAKAKEASVEFTQQITQIAAPHFVMAVQDYLNTQYGEEFVRTAGLKVTTTLDTKLQEAAERVVMEGAKRNEELYSGKNAALVAQDARTGQILAMVGSRDYFDATIDGNFNVATQGLRQPGSTMKPFAYLTAFKKGFTPDTILFDLETEFDTSEDPEKSYKPQNFDEQFRGPVRMKESLVQSVNVTSVKTLYLAGIDSVLKTARDFGITTLTERSRYGLSLVLGGGEVRPIDLVGAYATFSQDGVHHKQTFILRVEDASGKILEEYKDEATQVIDPQYPRMINEILSDVDLRRPLFQNSLLLTTFPNQEVALKTGTTNDYRDAWAVGYTPSFVVGVWAGNNDNAPMIKRGSSILAAVPIWGAFMDELLKDKPMETFSRPEPTFVEKPALRGDIVVNNQVHDILYYVNKNDPQGPAPLFPDEDSQFKNWEDPVLEWLKTHPIETLPRGTQVIASTTDAGALTLTIEQPVSGSFIKNSVIVDITITSPSPVDNIELRFNTQLMSIASGQMLTKTGDYTYRYRTEIPVANPQLQNILNIKVLAGNSKMVEKDIILFR
- the dnaN gene encoding DNA polymerase III subunit beta codes for the protein MKITVLKNNLKNGLGLIEHAIADNNNLPVLRNVLLKTAGNKIQLSATNLEIGITTSVAAKIVEEGALTVPFATFYSIVSNLPNERIDCEVKNNTLLITTDSYDAKIQGLSESDFPIIPTIQTPIATITIEAATLNEALAQVALAAQVSEVMPEISGALLCRENNDCKLAATDSFRLAEKTLASHQVQTKEGSSFRVIIPLKTIQEVQRAFAGTGMVDVAVDAAQILFKNEHTTLISRVIDGKYPDYEQIVPKTSETEVVVEKEPFLNALKLVSSFSGKVNEVRLTIDGAKKVLEAHAANQLLGENSYLIPAKIKGPNVEAVSFNWRYLFDGLRALRGKQVLFVLNGNAKPAVLRSPDDASYFYIVMPIRNA
- the ruvC gene encoding crossover junction endodeoxyribonuclease RuvC, giving the protein MKILGIDPGSARIGYGLITDDGRRLVAITHGLIELRQKDPHEKLLALAREMRALLKQSAPDIVAVEKLYFSTNQKTGIVVAESRGAICLLILEAGIPLFEYGPGEVKLAVTNNGAADKIAVAKMVKKILGLTVIKGPDDVSDALAIAITGAHRYKFDMRAK
- a CDS encoding GspE/PulE family protein, with the translated sequence MISATDEKLAQMRREAEERDAERRAATLGLRYIDLAKSPFEVDALRLVPEDEARSAKVAPIHAKGKRVTLAAIDGSVVAVQTIVKRLTDDGYAVEVVIGSLSGLLHLWESYQYLPKEAVQITGKIVIVGDELARARASFKVLAHVRDALLAYDPKAASIAEVLNEVLLGALVQRASDIHIEPGDDHVRLRYRIDGLLHDIMLDFPKEPYARLMSRIKLLSKLKLNVTSEPQDGRFSLVLPEGKEIEIRVSVIPSEYGETAVLRVLYQDALVMSLDSLGLRADDLVILEEELQAPNGMILNTGPTGSGKTTTLYVFLRHKQSAEMKIITIEDPIEYHLEGIEQTGVDREAGYDFASGLHSIMRQDPDVILVGEINDKETADIGIQAALTGHLVFSTIHANDAPGAIPRLIDLGVKPASIGPALNLVIAQRLLRRLCPECRVLAPVGDATKTKIKAFIAALPKRVQKPALEMAALYEAKGCDACGGIGYRGRVGCFELFRVDDAVEKAINTDPSEVRLQELAAGQGMTTVQQDGILKALQGLTTLEEVQSATGKIKW
- a CDS encoding YebC/PmpR family DNA-binding transcriptional regulator, with the translated sequence MSGHSKWSQIKHQKGITDKKKAVVFSRHLRAIAAAAVTEPNPDFNPRLRSAIESAKADNVPNDNIARAVAKAGEEKPMEELVIEAYGPEGVALIIDALTDSHNRTIAEIKHLLALHEGKMGAMGSVQWAFEPPQYGAERIAKFPQAISDENVEKLSVLVDALEEHRDVQRVSTNAE